The genomic interval CCTGAGGCGCAGGGGCCCCCTGGCGCTCGCCGTGGTGCCGTCCGGGAGCGACACCTCGAGGCTGTCGCTCGCCTGGGTGACGACGATCGGGGCGCTGGCCGCGAAGCGGGCGACCATACGCTCGCCCTCGAACAGGGCCGACGGGACCGTCACGCCGAGGGTCGCCGATGGGGCGGCCTCCACCACGCCGATCCGGATGAGGCGATCGCCCTCCTGGGCGAGGGCCCCGGGGGCGGCGGCGAGAAGGCAAAGGCCCGCGGCGAGCAGGAACAGGGGCTTGTGCATGGGGTTTATTCTAGCACTTGCCAGCCGATCGGGGCACGCTCGGCCGCGGGCCGGCGGGCTAATCCCCGAGGCGCTCCACGGGGTTGCGCAGCGTGCCGAGCCCCGTCACCTCGACCTCGATCGTCTCGCCGGGCCGCATGGCGCGGGTGTGGCCGGGGGTGCCGGTGAAGATGAGGTCGCCCGCTTCCAGCGTCAGGTAGCGGCTGGCGTAGCTCACGACGTGCCCCACGTCGAAGATCAGGTCCGAGAGCGGCGCTTCCTGCAGCACCTCGCCGGACGCCCGCGTCCGGATCACCGCGCCCGGCTCGAGGGAGGGCACGATCCATGGGCCCACGGGGGCGAAGGTGTCACAGCCCTTGGCGCGCCACCACTGGCGATCGTTCGCCTGCCACTGGCGCTCGCTGACGTCGTTGCCCAGGGTGTAGCCGAAGATGCAGCCGAGTGCCTCGTCGGGCGCCACGTCGCGTGCGCGCTTCCCCATCACGACCACCAGCTCGCCCTCGAAGTGGGCGTCGGTGGCGTCCGGTGGCAGGAGGATGCGCGCGTCCGGCCCGACGAGGGCCGAGGGGGGCTTGTAGAACAGCTCGGGGCGCGCAGGGGCCGGCCGGCCCTGCAGGTGCGAGCGATAGTTGAGGCCCACCGCGAGGATCTTGCCCGGGGTGGCGGGGGCGAGCAGGCGCAGCCCCTCGAAGGGGACGGTGCGGCCGGTCGGCGCGAAGGAGCCGAT from Pantanalinema sp. carries:
- a CDS encoding fumarylacetoacetate hydrolase family protein, which translates into the protein MMRFIRFELDGKTAWGELDAETVRVLSGDIGSFAPTGRTVPFEGLRLLAPATPGKILAVGLNYRSHLQGRPAPARPELFYKPPSALVGPDARILLPPDATDAHFEGELVVVMGKRARDVAPDEALGCIFGYTLGNDVSERQWQANDRQWWRAKGCDTFAPVGPWIVPSLEPGAVIRTRASGEVLQEAPLSDLIFDVGHVVSYASRYLTLEAGDLIFTGTPGHTRAMRPGETIEVEVTGLGTLRNPVERLGD